A segment of the Tepidimicrobium xylanilyticum genome:
TAGACATGGTTCTAATAGTATTAAACCAGGAACTGTATTAGGTCATGAGTTTGTTGCCAAAGTTATAGATGCAACCAATTGCGATGGTTTTTCTGAAGGAGATTTGGTAATAGCTTCTCAAGACATTCCTTGTGGAGAATGCTGGTATTGTACTAATGGCTATGAAAATGTTTGTGAAAATAAGCTTGAAATAGGAAAGGATTTCCAAGGGGCTTTTGCAAAAAAGATAGTATTACCGGAAGTTATTTTAAAAAAGGGTTGGGTTAGGAAATTGGATTCTCAAATATCTATAGATGCTGGCTCACTAATAGAACCTGTTGCATCTTGTCTCCACACACAAAAGTTGTTGCCTCCAAAAGAAGGAGATAATGTAGTCATAATTGGTGCGGGTCCTATTGGTTGTATGCATGGAGAATTAGCTAAGCATGCTGGAGCAGATAAAGTAATAATGGCAGATCTTTCAAGTTCCAGATTGGAAATTGCAGAAAAGTTTAATTTTGATAAGTATATTAATTCAAGTAAAGAAGATTTAGTGCAAGTGATAAGGGAAATGTTTCCCTTTGGAGTAGATAGAGTTATTTCCGCTAATCCTTCTGTAGATGCTGTAAGACAAGCGGTTGAAATGGTTAGGAAAAAAGGAGTAGTGATAGCTTTTGGAGGTTTTCCTAAAGCAAATTACATGGTTGAACTGGATGGAAACAGAATCCACTATGATGAAGTAGTTGTAATTGGTTCTTATGCTTATAGTAGGGAAGAATGTGATGAAGCAATGGATCTAATCAGAA
Coding sequences within it:
- a CDS encoding zinc-binding dehydrogenase, with protein sequence MKAAIWYGQNNIEVKDITEPKYKEGDLLLQVICCNICGSDIRTYRHGSNSIKPGTVLGHEFVAKVIDATNCDGFSEGDLVIASQDIPCGECWYCTNGYENVCENKLEIGKDFQGAFAKKIVLPEVILKKGWVRKLDSQISIDAGSLIEPVASCLHTQKLLPPKEGDNVVIIGAGPIGCMHGELAKHAGADKVIMADLSSSRLEIAEKFNFDKYINSSKEDLVQVIREMFPFGVDRVISANPSVDAVRQAVEMVRKKGVVIAFGGFPKANYMVELDGNRIHYDEVVVIGSYAYSREECDEAMDLIRKGAISVDNYISRRFPLEAIEEAMVLATKAEVMKIQIRLD